In Oryctolagus cuniculus chromosome X, mOryCun1.1, whole genome shotgun sequence, a single window of DNA contains:
- the GSPT2 gene encoding eukaryotic peptide chain release factor GTP-binding subunit ERF3B — protein sequence MDPGSSSSSDSAPECWDQVDMDTPGLAPSGDGAASSAVAEAQREHLSSAFSRQLNVNAKPFVPNVHAAEFVPSFLRGSAQPPTPAAGLGSMDETCTSAGDPAAGKRLGRGAPVEPPKELLVCEGSNSAVTMELSEPLIENGEVEMILEESWEHSKEVSEAEPGGCVLGDSGPPEESGQEMMEEKEETRKSKSSVVPSGAPKKEHVNVVFIGHVDAGKSTIGGQIMFLTGMVDKRTLEKYEREAKEKNRETWYLSWALDTNQEERDKGKTVEVGRAYFETEKKHFTILDAPGHKSFVPNMIGGASQADLAVLVISARKGEFETGFEKGGQTREHAMLAKTAGVKHLVVLINKMDDPTVNWSCERYEECKEKLVPFLKKVGFSPKKDIHFMPCSGLTGANIKDQSELCPWYTGLPFIPYLDNLPNFNRSIDGPIRLPIVDKYKDMGTVVLGKLESGSIYKGQQLVMMPNKHNVEVLGILSDDTETDFVAPGENLKIRLKGIEEEEILPGFILCDPSNLCHSGRTFDVQIVIIEHKSIICPGYNAVLHIHTCIEEVEITALISLVDKKSGEKSKTRPRFVKQDQVCIARLRTAGTICLETFKDFPQMGRFTLRDEGKTIAIGKVLKLVPEKD from the coding sequence ATGGAtcccggcagcagcagcagcagcgactCGGCGCCCGAGTGCTGGGACCAGGTGGACATGGACACCCCGGGTTTGGCCCCGAGTGGGGACGGAGCCGCCTCCTCGGCAGTGGCCGAGGCCCAGCGCGAGCATCTCAGCTCGGCCTTTAGCCGTCAGCTCAACGTCAACGCCAAACCCTTCGTGCCTAACGTACACGCCGCGGAGTTCGTGCCGTCCTTCCTGCGGGGCTCGGCCCAGCCGCCCACCCCCGCCGCCGGCTTGGGCAGCATGGATGAGACCTGCACCAGCGCGGGAGACCCTGCTGCAGGTAAAAGGCTGGGACGGGGGGCACCTGTGGAACCTCCCAAAGAACTGTTAGTGTGTGAAGGTTCCAATTCAGCCGTTACCATGGAACTTTCAGAACCTCTTATAGAAAATGGAGAGGTGGAAATGATCTTAGAAGAATCATGGGAGCACAGTAAAGAAGTAAGTGAAGCAGAGCCTGGGGGTTGTGTCTTGGGCGATTCGGGGCCCCCAGAAGAAAGTGGCCAGGAGATgatggaggagaaagaggagaccaGAAAATCCAAATCCTCTGTCGTACCCTCAGGTGCTCCCAAAAAAGAACACGTAAATGTGGTGTTCATTGGGCATGTGGATGCCGGCAAGTCCACCATTGGAGGGCAGATAATGTTTTTAACTGGAATGGTTGACAAAAGGACACTTGAGAAATACGAACGAGAAGCTaaggaaaaaaacagagaaacttGGTATTTGTCCTGGGCGTTAGATACCAACCAGGAAGAACGAGACAAGGGAAAAACCGTAGAAGTGGGTCGTGCCTATTTTGAAACTGAAAAGAAACATTTCACGATTTTAGATGCCCCTGGCCATAAGAGTTTTGTCCCAAATATGATTGGTGGTGCCTCTCAAGCTGATCTGGCTGTGCTGGTCATCTCTGCCAGGAAGGGAGAGTTTGAGACTGGATTTGAAAAAGGTGGACAGACGAGAGAACATGCGATGTTGGCCAAAACAGCAGGGGTAAAACATTTGGTTGTGCTTATTAATAAGATGGATGACCCCACGGTGAATTGGAGCTGTGAGAGGTATGAAGAATGTAAAGAAAAACTGGTGCCGTTTTTGAAAAAAGTCGGCTTCAGTCCCAAAAAGGACATTCACTTCATGCCCTGCTCAGGACTGACTGGGGCTAACATTAAAGACCAGTCAGAGCTCTGCCCCTGGTACACTGGATTACCATTCATTCCGTATTTGGATAATTTGCCAAACTTCAACAGGTCGATTGATGGGCCAATCAGGCTCCCAATTGTTGACAAGTACAAGGATATGGGTACTGTGGTCCTGGGCAAGCTGGAATCGGGATCCATTTATAAAGGCCAACAGCTCGTGATGATGCCAAATAAACACAATGTGGAAGTTCTTGGAATTCTTTCTGACGATACTGAGACTGATTTTGTGGCCCCAGGTGAAAACCTCAAAATCAGGCTGAAGGGGATTGAAGAAGAAGAGATTCTTCCCGGATTCATCCTTTGTGACCCTAGCAATCTTTGCCATTCCGGACGCACATTCGATGTCCAGATAGTGATTATTGAGCACAAATCCATCATCTGTCCAGGTTATAATGCGGTGCTGCACATCCACACTTGCATTGAGGAAGTTGAGATAACAGCCTTAATCTCCCTCGTCGACAAAAAGTCAGGAGAAAAAAGTAAGACACGGCCCCGCTTCGTGAAGCAAGATCAAGTGTGCATTGCCCGATTAAGGACAGCCGGGACTATCTGCCTTGAGACTTTTAAAGACTTTCCTCAGATGGGCCGCTTCACTTTGAGAGATGAGGGTAAGACCATTGCAATTGGAAAAGTTCTGAAACTGGTTCCAGAGAAGGACTAA